Proteins co-encoded in one Ralstonia sp. RRA genomic window:
- the hutG gene encoding formimidoylglutamase, which yields MTMHKVMTFDASIWQGRDDTGERGDVTRLFQVVRSAYVTALSGAPAVLGFACDAGVLRNHGRAGSAQAPREIRRALANVPAHGLAVLADAGDVTCDDGDLEGAQAALGDAVFDLLDAGARPVVLGGGHEVAFGTYQGLRKHWQKQGLRGRLAIVNFDAHFDLRTSRPGNSGTPFDQIAEDCAAHSIDLTYCCLGVSRLSNTPALFDRADALHAHYVEDTDVQERHLDARMADLDVWLADVDHVYLTIDMDVLAAAFAPGVSAPAAYGITLPVLEALVQHVCATGKVRVADIAETNPEYDQDRRTVRVAARLAYHLLRRQ from the coding sequence ATGACCATGCACAAGGTGATGACATTCGATGCTTCTATCTGGCAGGGCCGTGATGACACAGGCGAGCGCGGCGACGTCACGCGACTGTTCCAGGTTGTGCGGTCTGCCTATGTCACGGCGCTCTCCGGTGCGCCTGCCGTGCTCGGCTTTGCGTGCGATGCCGGCGTGCTGCGCAACCACGGTCGTGCCGGTTCCGCGCAGGCCCCGCGTGAGATTCGTCGTGCGTTGGCGAACGTGCCTGCGCACGGTCTTGCCGTGCTCGCCGACGCGGGTGATGTCACTTGCGATGATGGTGATCTGGAGGGTGCGCAAGCCGCGCTCGGTGATGCTGTCTTCGATCTGCTCGATGCGGGCGCGCGTCCGGTGGTGCTGGGTGGTGGCCACGAGGTTGCGTTCGGCACGTACCAGGGCCTGCGCAAGCACTGGCAGAAACAGGGCCTGCGCGGGCGTCTGGCCATCGTCAACTTTGACGCGCATTTCGATCTGCGCACGAGCCGCCCCGGCAACTCCGGCACACCGTTCGACCAGATCGCCGAAGACTGTGCCGCGCACAGTATCGACCTGACGTATTGCTGCCTGGGCGTGAGCCGCCTGTCCAACACGCCCGCGCTGTTCGATCGTGCCGATGCGCTGCACGCGCACTACGTGGAAGACACCGATGTGCAGGAGCGCCATCTCGATGCGCGCATGGCCGATCTGGATGTGTGGCTGGCCGATGTCGATCACGTCTACCTGACCATCGACATGGACGTGCTGGCTGCCGCCTTCGCGCCCGGTGTATCTGCGCCCGCTGCGTACGGCATCACGCTGCCGGTGCTCGAAGCGCTCGTGCAGCATGTATGTGCCACGGGCAAGGTGCGCGTGGCGGACATCGCCGAGACCAACCCCGAATACGACCAGGACCGCCGCACCGTGCGTGTGGCCGCACGCCTGGCATATCACCTGCTGCGCCGCCAATGA
- a CDS encoding amino acid ABC transporter ATP-binding protein, whose protein sequence is MNMANANPQTLKSALDVPMIQIRGLTKSYGDHTVLKGIDFEVDASQVVVVIGPSGSGKSTFLRCCNGLEVPEGGTIDICGKRLIDNGTMLPESDLNHLRQQVGMVFQSFNLFPHLSVLHNVTIGPRMLRNKSKHEAETEARELLQKVGLAHKADAMPASLSGGQKQRVAIARALAMRPKVMLFDEPTSALDPELVGEVLQVMKLLAKEGMTMLVVTHEMGFAREVADVVVVMDGGGIVEAGPPSVIFGEPKEARTRSFLQAVLTRS, encoded by the coding sequence CCAAATCGTACGGCGATCACACCGTGCTCAAAGGCATCGACTTCGAGGTCGATGCCTCGCAGGTGGTGGTCGTCATCGGCCCCAGCGGCTCGGGCAAGAGCACGTTCCTGCGCTGCTGCAACGGGTTGGAAGTGCCCGAGGGCGGCACCATCGACATCTGCGGCAAGCGACTGATCGACAACGGCACGATGCTGCCCGAGAGCGACCTCAACCACCTGCGTCAGCAGGTCGGCATGGTGTTCCAGTCGTTCAACCTGTTCCCGCATCTGTCGGTGCTGCACAACGTCACCATCGGCCCGCGCATGCTGCGCAATAAGTCCAAGCACGAGGCTGAAACGGAAGCGCGCGAACTGCTGCAGAAAGTGGGCCTGGCACACAAGGCCGATGCGATGCCTGCAAGCCTCTCCGGCGGCCAGAAGCAGCGCGTCGCGATTGCCCGCGCGCTGGCGATGCGGCCGAAAGTGATGCTGTTCGACGAGCCGACGTCTGCGCTTGACCCCGAGCTCGTCGGCGAGGTGCTACAGGTGATGAAGCTGCTCGCCAAGGAAGGCATGACGATGCTGGTCGTCACGCATGAGATGGGCTTCGCACGCGAAGTGGCCGACGTGGTGGTGGTGATGGATGGCGGCGGCATCGTCGAAGCCGGGCCACCGTCGGTCATCTTTGGAGAACCCAAGGAGGCGCGTACGCGTTCGTTCCTGCAAGCGGTGCTCACGCGTTCATGA